GCTCCAGCGGCCGATTCTTTCGTTCAGCTTGTGGCCGAACATTTTTGGATACCAGTAGTAAAGACCAGCGAAACATGCATAAACTGTTCCGGCAATCAATACGTAGTGGAAATGGGCAACAAGGAAGTACGTATTATGGTATTGATAGTCAGCTGCTGCCATTGCTAGCATAACCCCTGTAACTCCCCCGATTACGAATGTCGGGATGAAAGCAAGAGACCAAAGCATTGCAACAGTGAATTTAATTCTTCCTTTGTAAAGCGTAAACAGCCAGTTAAATATTTTTACACCTGTAGGAATGGCAATTGCCATGGTTGTGATTGAGAATACAGAGTTAACTCCAGCGCTTGAACCCATTGTAAAGAAGTGATGCACCCATACAAGGAAGCTCAAACCGGAAATAACAACGATTGCGGCAACCATCGCTTTATATCCGAACAGTGCTTTTCGTGCAAATGTAGCAATGATTTCCGAGAAAATACCGAAAGCCGGAAGGATAACGATATATACCTCAGGATGTCCCCAAATCCAGAAAAGGTTCGCCCATAGCATCGGCATACCGCCGTCTGCAAGAGTAAAGAAGTGGGAACCGAACAAACGGTCAAATGTCATAAGTGCAAGTGCTACAGTCAATACAGGGAAAGCGAACACAATGATTAGGCATGTGATAAGTGCAGTCCATGTAAACATAGGCATACGCATAAGCGTCATACCTTTTGCACGCATTTTCAAAATTGTAACCATGAAGTTAATACCGGTCATCAATGTACCGATACCTGCTACTTGAAGACCAAGCAAATAGTAGTTCTGCCCTGGTCCAGGAGAGCTTTCAACACCGGCAAGAGGCATGTAAGCTGTCCAGCCTGCTGATGGAGAACCCCCGAATACAAATGAAATATTAAAGAGCATCGCTCCGACGAAAAATGTCCAAAAGCTCAATGAGTTCAAATAAGGATAAGCAACGTCGCGTGCACCGATTTGAAGAGGAA
The Metabacillus sp. FJAT-52054 genome window above contains:
- the qoxB gene encoding cytochrome aa3 quinol oxidase subunit I, whose amino-acid sequence is MFEFIKNNLILDDPLIMGAQVSIGLTTVAIIFVLSYFKKWKWLWTNWLTSVDHKKLGIMYIIAAILMLFRGGVDALLMRAQLTVNNAEFLNSQHYNEIFTTHGTIMIIFMAMPFLIGLINVVVPLQIGARDVAYPYLNSLSFWTFFVGAMLFNISFVFGGSPSAGWTAYMPLAGVESSPGPGQNYYLLGLQVAGIGTLMTGINFMVTILKMRAKGMTLMRMPMFTWTALITCLIIVFAFPVLTVALALMTFDRLFGSHFFTLADGGMPMLWANLFWIWGHPEVYIVILPAFGIFSEIIATFARKALFGYKAMVAAIVVISGLSFLVWVHHFFTMGSSAGVNSVFSITTMAIAIPTGVKIFNWLFTLYKGRIKFTVAMLWSLAFIPTFVIGGVTGVMLAMAAADYQYHNTYFLVAHFHYVLIAGTVYACFAGLYYWYPKMFGHKLNERIGRWSFWFFNIGFNVCFFPMFFLGLDGMPRRVNTYDAADGWQDLNIVASIGALGMAVGFMVLVYNIYYSFRFAEREQTGDAWDGRTLEWATSTAIPPHYNFAVIPEVTGMDEWWRMKQRNKTTGKREAVEYKPIHMPNYSGRPLIMSVAFGIAGFGMVFSLWWMAIIGLVGVFATMILRSLEIDDGYYVSVEEIQETEKRATV